A genomic stretch from Frigoribacterium sp. PvP032 includes:
- the alr gene encoding alanine racemase, translated as MTQDVRLTVDTAALAHNVGVLRARAGSARVMVVVKANAYGHGAVDSARAFAAAGVDWLGVADLDEALELRRAGVTTPVLAWLHAPGETFEQAALHDVTPAVSDLAQLEAAAAAGVRAVHLCVDTGLSRNGAVESEWPALFDRAAELRDELPVEGLMSHLSNTSPEEDGLQLASFLRASAALGERGIEPPLRHLAASAAALHYEGSHTTMVRFGLAAYGLSPFPDRTSADLGLRPALTMTAPVTSIKRVPAGEGVSYGYLFRPERDTTIAVVPVGYSDGIDRAASDRASVTIGQRTYRVRGRIAMNALVIDVGDDPVEVGDEVVVFGDPALGRQGADDWARASGSITWDVVASLSARLPRSTT; from the coding sequence GTGACGCAGGACGTCCGGCTGACCGTCGACACGGCAGCACTCGCCCACAACGTCGGAGTGCTCCGTGCGAGGGCAGGCTCGGCCCGCGTGATGGTCGTGGTCAAGGCGAACGCCTACGGCCACGGCGCGGTCGACAGCGCCCGCGCCTTCGCCGCCGCCGGCGTCGACTGGCTCGGCGTCGCCGATCTCGACGAGGCGCTCGAGCTGCGCCGCGCGGGCGTCACGACGCCCGTGCTCGCCTGGCTGCACGCCCCCGGCGAGACGTTCGAGCAGGCCGCGCTGCACGACGTGACCCCCGCCGTCTCCGACCTGGCGCAGCTCGAGGCCGCCGCGGCCGCGGGCGTGCGCGCCGTGCACCTCTGCGTCGACACCGGCCTCAGCCGCAACGGCGCCGTCGAGTCGGAGTGGCCGGCCCTGTTCGACCGGGCGGCCGAGCTCCGCGACGAGCTGCCCGTCGAGGGGCTGATGAGCCACCTCTCCAACACGTCGCCCGAGGAGGACGGGCTGCAGCTCGCCTCCTTCCTCCGCGCCTCCGCCGCCCTCGGCGAGCGGGGGATCGAGCCGCCGCTCCGGCACCTCGCGGCGTCGGCGGCGGCCCTGCACTACGAGGGCTCGCACACGACGATGGTGCGCTTCGGGCTGGCCGCCTACGGGCTGAGCCCGTTCCCCGACCGCACGTCGGCGGACCTCGGCCTCCGACCGGCGCTGACGATGACAGCCCCCGTGACGTCGATCAAGCGCGTCCCCGCCGGCGAGGGCGTCTCGTACGGCTATCTGTTCCGCCCCGAGCGCGACACCACCATCGCCGTCGTCCCCGTCGGCTACTCCGACGGGATCGACCGCGCGGCGAGCGACCGGGCGTCGGTGACGATCGGCCAGCGCACCTACCGCGTCCGCGGGCGCATCGCCATGAACGCCCTCGTGATCGACGTCGGCGACGACCCCGTCGAGGTCGGCGACGAGGTCGTCGTGTTCGGCGACCCGGCGCTCGGGCGACAGGGCGCCGACGACTGGGCGCGCGCCTCCGGCAGCATCACCTGGGACGTCGTCGCCTCGCTCTCCGCACGACTCCCGAGGAGCACCACATGA